Genomic segment of Planctomycetaceae bacterium:
CGACGCAGGTCGTTACTCAGCAAGCAGACCTGTGCCGATTCTCGCGAAACATCAGCGCCGCAACCCATGGCAATTCCAACATCGGCAACCGCCAGCGCAGGAGCATCATTGATTCCGTCACCGATCATCACGGTCGAACCCTGGGACTGGCGATCTGACTGAATGGCGGCGACTTTGTCCTGCGGTCGTAATTCAGAAAGAATACTGACGGCATTCTTCTTCCCCAGGTGACCAGCCAGTTCTTGCGCCAATGCATCCGCTCGCGTTTTTCGATCTCCGGTCAAGACTGTCACAGGCAGTCCCATCGTGTACAGACTGGAGAGCCCCTCGACAGCTTCTTCACGAATCGATTCATTGATCAGGAACACTCGCAACAGCTCATCATCGACTGAAAATGCCACGACGGAAGCCGCCAGTTGGTCAGCATTCCGGCTTGCCAGAGCTGACAACGGGCTTTCAGTCCCCGATGTTGCGAATGACAGGCTACCAAGCCGAAGTCTGTGACCATGCTGATCAAGAGCCTCAACGCCCCTGCCTGAGAATGTGCGGACAGAATGAATCACGTCGGTGATTCCGTCCTGTGAACTTTCTGCAGCGGTACCACACGCAGATAATGCGAAACGCGGCGTCATGGAATGAGATGCAAGATACTGTGTGACAGCTTTCGAAAATGGATGCATCGAACGCGCTGACAGGAGAGCACAGATGAAATCTGTTTCAGCAGGATCCGGATTTGTGAAGAGTGGCTGGTTGATTGTCTCACGATTCAGGACGTGAACAACTCGGGGCTGCCCGGTCGTCAATGTGCCCGTCTTATCCAGAAATACCGAGCCCGCGGTCGCTAATCGCTCAATGGATTCGCCACTCCTGAACAACACCTGGTTCCTGATTGCAGTGCTTAAAGAGGTCCATACAGCTAGCGGAGTAGCCAACCCCAGAGCACAGGGGCATGCAATGAGCAGAACGCTCAGACTGTGCTGAACAGCCTGACCAACGTCTGTTTTCCAATGCAGAATCAGCGTGACCAGGGACAAAAGGCTGATGGCCGGAAAGAACCACATGGACGCTCGATCCGCCAGTTTCTGGTACGGTCCCCGCGCCGCGCGGGCCTCCTGCATCAATTTCAGCAGGCGGCCGAATGACCCCTCTCGAAATGCGCAACTGCATTCAACAATAACGTCGCCTTCAAGATTGACAGTGCCTGCGAGCACGGAGTCTCCAGGCTCTCGTCCTACGGGTCGACTTTCGCCTGTAAAAATCTGTTCATCAACGGTCGTATGTCCCGAAACAACCCTTCCATCGGCAGGAAACCGGTCCCCTGCGGCCACTCGGATGTGATGACCGACCTGAAGACTCGCAGAATCGACTTCCTCTTCCCGGCCGGACTCCCTGCTTCGATCTGAAGTCAAAAGCCGTGCTTTGGCTGGCAACATCGCTGAAAGCTGATCCAGAACTTCAGTTGCTTTCTGCTTCCCGGTCGCTTCAAGCCATCTTCCAAGTGTCACGGCGACCAGAACCATTGCGCCGACTTCAAAATACACATTTGGACGACCGGTCAGCACATTGAATACGGAAATACCAAAGGCTGAAGCGACCCCTGTGGCGACGAGAAGATCTGTGGAATAAATCTTCTGTTTCCAGCTGGCTAAGGCCCCCTGCAGAAGAGGCCAGCCAAGCAGCATCAACACGGGCAGACCAAACAGCATACTCAGCCATCGAAAAACTTCGAAAAGCTTCTGCTGGAAAGGGTCAACCTTCACATCGTAAACGTCCAGTGACCACATGGTCATCGTGAACGCCATCAAATTCATCGTGAAGAAAACAGCGATTCCCAGCCGGACAACCGTCCAGCGTATCGCCCCTTCATCCCCTTTTTCCTCGGTCACTGCGTGGGCAAATCGGCATCCATAGCAGCAGTAGATTGATTCATTGGAAGACGGATCTGAAGGTGCGACGCCAGCAACGGGCAAAGAACACCAGGCACATTCGGCCTGAACAGATTCCTGGCAGTTCCGTTGGTCGCCGGAATTTGTTCCGTGAATGTTGCCTTCAATCATGAGCATCGTAGCCAGCTTCTTTATGGAGGCAGCACAAGCTCAACCTGCATTGCCGGGAAGAAGTACTTGATAATGTAGTAGACCGATCCGATCCAGAACCCAACCCAAATCATTCGAACGTACCACGGAATCACGTTGCCACGATAGTGGTGGTATACGTGCTCTGCCTCCGGCG
This window contains:
- a CDS encoding cation-translocating P-type ATPase; the encoded protein is MLMIEGNIHGTNSGDQRNCQESVQAECAWCSLPVAGVAPSDPSSNESIYCCYGCRFAHAVTEEKGDEGAIRWTVVRLGIAVFFTMNLMAFTMTMWSLDVYDVKVDPFQQKLFEVFRWLSMLFGLPVLMLLGWPLLQGALASWKQKIYSTDLLVATGVASAFGISVFNVLTGRPNVYFEVGAMVLVAVTLGRWLEATGKQKATEVLDQLSAMLPAKARLLTSDRSRESGREEEVDSASLQVGHHIRVAAGDRFPADGRVVSGHTTVDEQIFTGESRPVGREPGDSVLAGTVNLEGDVIVECSCAFREGSFGRLLKLMQEARAARGPYQKLADRASMWFFPAISLLSLVTLILHWKTDVGQAVQHSLSVLLIACPCALGLATPLAVWTSLSTAIRNQVLFRSGESIERLATAGSVFLDKTGTLTTGQPRVVHVLNRETINQPLFTNPDPAETDFICALLSARSMHPFSKAVTQYLASHSMTPRFALSACGTAAESSQDGITDVIHSVRTFSGRGVEALDQHGHRLRLGSLSFATSGTESPLSALASRNADQLAASVVAFSVDDELLRVFLINESIREEAVEGLSSLYTMGLPVTVLTGDRKTRADALAQELAGHLGKKNAVSILSELRPQDKVAAIQSDRQSQGSTVMIGDGINDAPALAVADVGIAMGCGADVSRESAQVCLLSNDLRRIAWAIQLARLTRRIIRQNLFWAFGYNAVGVVLAVFGLLNPAFAAALMIISSLLVISNSLRLMAFDGSGSIHHA